From a single Shumkonia mesophila genomic region:
- the terL gene encoding phage terminase large subunit: MRPVDFPSFVTAWNGSQGLATPPLHGQICNWLAERWAAGDRELLLLAFRDSGKSTLVGLFSAWLLHQNPDLRILVLAADFALARKMVRNVKRIIERHPETAGLKPPRRDQWAAAQFTVERRAELRDPSMLAHGIGANITGSRADVIVCDDVEVPNTCDTAPKRADLRERLGEIDYVLVPGGLQLYVGTPHTYYSIYAAELRHEGAEEVSFLDGFKRLELPLLDERGQSRWPERFSAAKIEATRRRAGPNKFLSQMLLRPVNAAEGRLDPDRLRLYDDELSYSEGNGQALLRLGSRRLVSASCWWDPSYGSPDTGDASVIAAIFTDEGGDHWLHRVAYLTHDPARVEETDEATQLCSQVADFLARNHLPAVALETNGLGRFLPGLLRREISAAGLACSVIEKTSRRGKDLRIVEAFDAVLAAGRLHAHRGVWDTPFVTEMREWRPGGRSRDDGLDAVSGCLLSEPVHLSRVAPPPSGFNEPGRWRSGTGSFVADTDFPL; the protein is encoded by the coding sequence ATGCGGCCCGTGGACTTTCCCAGTTTCGTCACCGCCTGGAACGGCAGCCAGGGGCTCGCTACGCCGCCGCTCCATGGCCAGATCTGCAATTGGCTGGCGGAGCGCTGGGCGGCGGGCGACCGCGAGCTTCTGCTGCTGGCCTTTCGCGACAGCGGCAAGTCGACCCTGGTAGGGTTGTTCAGCGCCTGGCTGCTCCATCAAAACCCCGACCTGCGCATCCTCGTCCTGGCGGCCGACTTCGCCCTCGCCCGCAAGATGGTGCGCAACGTCAAGCGCATCATCGAGCGCCATCCAGAGACCGCCGGCCTCAAACCGCCGCGGCGCGATCAGTGGGCGGCCGCGCAGTTTACTGTCGAGCGTCGGGCCGAACTGCGCGATCCCTCCATGCTGGCCCACGGCATCGGCGCCAACATCACCGGCTCGCGGGCCGACGTCATCGTCTGCGACGACGTCGAGGTTCCCAACACCTGCGACACGGCGCCCAAACGTGCCGACCTGCGCGAGCGGTTGGGCGAGATCGACTACGTCCTGGTGCCGGGTGGATTGCAGCTCTATGTCGGCACCCCGCACACTTATTACAGCATCTATGCGGCGGAGCTCCGCCACGAAGGCGCCGAGGAGGTCTCTTTCCTCGATGGCTTCAAACGTCTCGAACTGCCGCTGCTCGACGAACGAGGACAGAGCCGCTGGCCGGAACGCTTCTCGGCTGCCAAGATCGAGGCGACTCGCCGGCGGGCAGGGCCCAACAAGTTCTTGAGCCAGATGCTGCTGCGCCCCGTGAACGCCGCCGAGGGCCGGCTCGACCCCGACCGCCTCCGCCTGTATGACGACGAACTCAGCTACAGCGAGGGTAACGGCCAGGCGTTGCTGCGCTTGGGATCGCGCCGGCTGGTGTCGGCGTCCTGCTGGTGGGACCCATCCTACGGCTCGCCGGATACCGGCGATGCCAGCGTCATCGCCGCCATCTTCACCGACGAGGGGGGCGATCACTGGCTGCACCGGGTCGCCTACCTGACTCACGATCCGGCCAGGGTGGAGGAAACCGACGAGGCGACGCAGCTCTGCAGCCAGGTTGCCGATTTCCTTGCCCGCAACCATTTGCCTGCGGTGGCGCTGGAGACCAACGGCCTCGGCCGCTTCCTGCCCGGCCTGCTGCGCCGCGAGATTTCAGCGGCCGGCCTCGCCTGCTCGGTGATCGAGAAAACGTCGCGGCGCGGCAAGGACCTGCGCATCGTCGAGGCCTTCGACGCCGTTCTGGCGGCCGGCCGCCTGCATGCCCACCGTGGCGTCTGGGACACCCCCTTCGTCACCGAGATGCGGGAATGGAGGCCCGGCGGCCGTTCCCGCGACGACGGCCTGGACGCCGTATCGGGCTGCCTCTTGAGTGAACCGGTGCATCTGTCGCGCGTGGCGCCGCCGCCGTCCGGCTTCAACGAGCCGGGACGCTGGCGCTCGGGCACCGGCTCTTTCGTCGCCGACACCGACTTTCCGCTTTAG
- a CDS encoding DUF4376 domain-containing protein yields MLVIVNTENGTKVRAVTGGIARWSDGAMTHAAKAGLVRGMERVVDCRDAVAGAGTLERVLGEGFDGEAWIVTRERYDPPLAEWAAAKKSAVDAERDRRRHPGAIDTGLGWSVDFRDGRDEANIGGLALEAMVLDGQGVTGTVLALRGADNMTRELTPAEMVQVGQAVRRYIADIYAASWVIKGALDAAVADGDRAAVDAVVVATHPAWPVAGA; encoded by the coding sequence ATGCTCGTCATCGTTAACACCGAAAATGGAACCAAGGTCCGTGCGGTAACGGGTGGAATCGCCCGTTGGTCGGACGGAGCCATGACCCATGCGGCCAAGGCCGGTCTCGTGCGCGGAATGGAAAGGGTGGTCGACTGTCGAGATGCTGTCGCGGGCGCGGGTACCCTCGAGCGGGTACTCGGCGAAGGCTTTGACGGCGAAGCGTGGATCGTCACCCGGGAACGATACGATCCGCCACTCGCCGAATGGGCCGCAGCGAAGAAGTCGGCTGTCGACGCCGAGCGCGACCGCCGCCGTCATCCCGGCGCCATCGACACCGGTCTCGGCTGGAGTGTCGATTTCCGAGATGGTCGGGACGAGGCCAACATCGGCGGCCTCGCCCTGGAGGCGATGGTGCTCGACGGTCAGGGTGTCACGGGCACGGTCCTGGCTCTCCGCGGTGCGGACAACATGACGCGGGAGCTGACGCCGGCCGAGATGGTCCAGGTCGGTCAGGCGGTCCGCCGGTACATCGCCGACATTTATGCCGCATCGTGGGTGATCAAGGGTGCCCTCGATGCCGCAGTGGCGGACGGTGATAGGGCGGCGGTGGATGCCGTCGTCGTGGCCACCCATCCGGCTTGGCCGGTCGCCGGAGCGTGA
- a CDS encoding DUF7483 domain-containing protein, whose translation MPAGAGNRRTWTFSVWGKCADVSAAARVFLGADASSADTLQYVNSALEVDLAGVARIVTTALFRDPAAFGHIVWQYDSPGEVTRLYYNGKLIGSASVALNADSKVNDAVAHYIGQNGMSARYFDGVLSDVVLVDGQVLAPTDFAEEGAEGVWVPKRPSVSSWGANGFWLDGEISGGLALDKSGNDNHWTVNGVTECLDSPGDNAPADAGNYARWNSLFFRRTGSYKPIFSEAATKVAGQSGVVSHTGTTAASPGRHYAEFRVTDGTSGATGPGVVRAAWNSGLAESYAHNYGGAYYSDTGVRAYNNSTDAQTAPSSNRIGIEVDFANDEVEFFIVQSNSARTSQGGKLTAADGITFGGHGIFTATVHGTSARTVKAHFSPDEWWGTPNGGYEPLCSAYLPAKAPKKPGAHIGVLTWSGTSGERALTGLGFQPDFAWIKQRSSTPRDHNLVDAVRGLDKNLSTNLSAAEETTARIISFDTDGLTLAGGGYGNTNLMGTTYVGWFVGGLTQKTSGWVGGTIIPIEERYDAALGFSIIKYTGNGVAGATIPHSLGQAPAMMIIKALTATADWPVWHRGLPSAAYCVLLNDAGGHRSHAAFNNTVPTSSIFSIGPTGYMTNYAGVPCIAYLFAATDAIRVGSYIGNGSADGPFVDLGGEPLWMITKRTDAAGFLWAMQDGVRSPFNPTDQRLFPNEAVAETSDGNGLLDFMASGFKIRNAHGGQNANGGTYIYLAFLKHYFGGANVAQGRAR comes from the coding sequence ATGCCGGCAGGCGCTGGCAATCGGAGGACGTGGACGTTTTCGGTGTGGGGAAAATGTGCAGACGTATCCGCGGCCGCGCGAGTCTTTCTGGGAGCCGACGCGTCTTCGGCCGACACGCTCCAATATGTCAACTCGGCACTGGAAGTTGATCTTGCCGGGGTTGCCAGGATCGTCACGACGGCGCTGTTTCGCGATCCTGCCGCTTTTGGGCACATCGTCTGGCAATACGACAGCCCCGGGGAGGTCACGCGGCTCTATTACAATGGCAAACTCATAGGATCGGCATCGGTGGCGCTCAATGCCGACAGCAAGGTGAACGATGCCGTCGCGCACTATATCGGGCAGAATGGGATGTCGGCCCGATATTTCGACGGCGTTTTGAGCGATGTCGTCTTGGTCGACGGCCAGGTCCTGGCTCCCACCGATTTTGCAGAGGAGGGGGCCGAAGGCGTGTGGGTACCGAAAAGACCCTCCGTTTCTTCATGGGGTGCCAATGGCTTCTGGCTCGACGGCGAGATTTCCGGCGGCCTGGCGCTCGACAAGAGCGGAAATGATAATCACTGGACAGTGAACGGTGTTACCGAATGCCTGGACAGCCCCGGCGACAATGCGCCTGCCGACGCGGGGAATTACGCCCGATGGAACTCTCTGTTCTTTCGTCGGACCGGTAGTTACAAGCCGATATTCAGTGAAGCCGCAACAAAGGTTGCCGGACAAAGTGGCGTAGTCTCGCACACCGGTACGACGGCTGCCTCGCCAGGTAGGCACTACGCTGAGTTCCGCGTGACGGATGGCACTTCCGGCGCGACGGGGCCCGGCGTTGTTCGCGCGGCCTGGAATAGCGGGTTGGCGGAAAGCTACGCCCACAACTACGGTGGCGCGTATTATTCGGATACTGGAGTGAGGGCCTACAACAACTCCACTGACGCCCAAACCGCGCCGAGTTCGAATCGCATCGGCATTGAGGTCGATTTCGCGAACGACGAAGTTGAATTCTTTATTGTCCAAAGCAACAGCGCCCGCACGTCGCAGGGCGGCAAGCTAACGGCCGCTGACGGCATAACCTTCGGCGGACACGGCATCTTCACGGCGACGGTCCATGGCACGTCGGCCCGCACCGTCAAAGCCCATTTCTCGCCCGATGAGTGGTGGGGAACGCCGAATGGCGGCTACGAACCCCTCTGTAGTGCCTACCTTCCAGCCAAAGCACCGAAGAAGCCAGGAGCCCATATCGGGGTGCTGACGTGGTCGGGGACCAGCGGTGAACGAGCTTTGACAGGGTTAGGCTTCCAGCCGGATTTTGCATGGATCAAGCAGCGATCTTCGACGCCGCGGGACCACAACCTCGTGGACGCGGTTCGCGGTTTGGACAAGAACCTGTCGACCAACCTTTCCGCCGCAGAAGAAACGACGGCCCGCATCATCAGCTTCGACACAGACGGCTTGACGCTTGCCGGCGGAGGTTACGGGAACACAAACCTGATGGGAACGACTTACGTCGGTTGGTTTGTCGGGGGCCTGACCCAGAAGACTTCCGGTTGGGTGGGCGGCACCATCATCCCCATCGAGGAACGCTACGACGCAGCGCTTGGCTTTTCAATCATCAAATACACCGGGAACGGGGTCGCGGGGGCGACAATCCCACATTCGCTCGGGCAAGCTCCAGCAATGATGATCATAAAGGCTCTGACCGCGACTGCGGATTGGCCAGTCTGGCACAGAGGACTGCCCTCGGCGGCTTACTGCGTCCTTTTGAACGATGCCGGAGGGCACCGGAGTCACGCTGCTTTCAATAATACAGTGCCCACCTCAAGCATTTTCTCAATCGGCCCCACCGGTTACATGACCAACTATGCTGGCGTCCCTTGCATTGCCTATCTCTTCGCTGCCACCGATGCCATCAGGGTCGGCTCCTATATTGGTAATGGCAGCGCCGATGGTCCGTTCGTGGACCTTGGCGGGGAGCCGCTGTGGATGATCACGAAGCGAACTGATGCGGCAGGTTTCTTGTGGGCGATGCAGGACGGCGTCAGGAGTCCTTTCAATCCCACAGATCAGCGGCTATTTCCGAACGAAGCGGTCGCTGAAACTTCTGACGGCAACGGCCTTCTGGACTTTATGGCCAGCGGATTCAAAATCAGGAACGCGCATGGAGGCCAGAATGCCAATGGTGGGACCTACATCTATCTCGCTTTTCTCAAGCATTACTTTGGTGGTGCGAATGTCGCCCAGGGGAGGGCACGCTAA
- a CDS encoding phage capsid protein, producing the protein MSTTVDESFVRHFQAEVHLQYQQMGSKLRNTVRTKDNIVGASTTFQKVGKGTASTKARHGKVPVMNVDHTPVECQLFDYYAGDWVDKLDELKTNINEQQVVAKAGAYALGRKTDELVIARLDASTNYAGGDTDGLTKAKVLAAFEILGEADVPDDGERYAIVGWKQWSDLLGIEEFANADYIGDDQLPWKGTQAKRWLGALWIPHSGLTKDEGGVRHCYWYHKTAIGHAVAAEVKTDITWHGDRAAHFVNNMMSQGACLIDPSGVVAMRCLES; encoded by the coding sequence ATGTCGACGACGGTTGATGAATCGTTCGTCCGGCATTTCCAGGCCGAAGTCCACCTGCAGTACCAGCAGATGGGCTCGAAGCTGCGCAACACGGTGCGGACCAAGGACAACATCGTCGGCGCCTCGACCACCTTCCAGAAGGTGGGCAAGGGCACGGCGAGCACCAAGGCGCGGCACGGCAAGGTGCCCGTGATGAACGTCGACCACACGCCGGTGGAATGCCAGCTGTTCGACTATTACGCCGGCGACTGGGTGGACAAGTTGGACGAGCTCAAGACCAACATCAACGAGCAGCAGGTGGTCGCCAAGGCCGGCGCCTACGCCCTGGGCCGCAAGACCGACGAGCTGGTCATCGCCAGGTTGGATGCCAGTACCAACTATGCCGGCGGCGATACCGACGGTCTAACCAAGGCCAAGGTCCTGGCCGCCTTCGAGATCCTGGGCGAGGCCGACGTGCCGGACGACGGCGAACGCTACGCCATCGTCGGCTGGAAGCAGTGGAGCGACCTTCTGGGGATCGAGGAGTTCGCCAACGCCGACTATATCGGCGACGACCAGCTGCCGTGGAAGGGCACCCAGGCCAAGCGCTGGCTGGGTGCCCTGTGGATCCCGCATTCCGGCCTGACCAAGGACGAGGGCGGGGTGCGCCACTGCTACTGGTACCACAAGACCGCCATCGGCCACGCGGTGGCGGCCGAGGTGAAGACCGACATCACCTGGCACGGCGATCGGGCGGCCCACTTCGTCAACAACATGATGAGCCAGGGTGCCTGCCTGATCGATCCCTCGGGCGTGGTCGCCATGCGCTGCCTGGAAAGCTAG
- a CDS encoding peptidoglycan-binding domain-containing protein, with protein sequence MSLHSWLDGVTPSGRADGDVYIPDPLGRLGRGGWGRRPDPFGRLRTPDWKVGLFRPDDDVGITLFGPVGSGAADANRPEDVAKVERLLGAVGHLDLGETDGPTGYYGARLKKGIERFQAENNLVVDGVLNPGGGTIRALGDRVGKRAEPEALSGVSAPRVELPAFGTAPRPADGSRQADQVARIVDGLQAMDRAGIDWRKVPTSSIRADEPVGYPQTGGKPAAGSGGRRPNPGESQVAVAPAVLVPWALGALGGGGAGIVGKQLYDKYGKVPAPGAAAPDGKATSGMPPLPPEVTLQLYGAGGLSNLVEHLFRRAGGAGDGDPDDRGFDAIDRPLPSHTETPAESPRMPGRIETPADPTDLPDRTQTLPERPRKPEIEMFPDQSSELPMTDIVSYKKLARPNDFGAGERPDPVTQRELNRLPPRLRQPVEELMLQDGIQNEADWRGAHITEGKGEGKDVFDRVVRAWGGDPANIKPKIVDDKRLYSYKNPQTDHKVVWREFSSKGQPTLVVQVKRPGKYFELKKRFSP encoded by the coding sequence ATGAGCCTGCATTCATGGCTGGACGGCGTGACGCCGTCCGGGCGCGCTGACGGCGATGTCTACATTCCCGATCCCCTGGGCCGCCTGGGACGAGGAGGTTGGGGGCGGCGCCCCGACCCCTTTGGCCGGCTGCGGACGCCCGATTGGAAGGTCGGGCTATTTCGCCCCGACGACGATGTCGGCATCACTCTCTTCGGTCCGGTGGGCAGCGGCGCGGCCGACGCCAACCGACCGGAGGACGTCGCCAAGGTGGAACGCCTGTTGGGGGCCGTCGGACACCTCGACCTCGGGGAAACGGATGGTCCCACCGGCTATTACGGGGCGCGCCTGAAAAAGGGCATCGAGCGCTTCCAGGCAGAGAACAACCTTGTCGTCGACGGCGTGCTCAATCCCGGTGGCGGGACCATCCGCGCGCTGGGCGACAGGGTGGGGAAGCGCGCCGAACCCGAGGCTCTCTCCGGCGTGTCGGCGCCGCGCGTCGAACTGCCGGCGTTCGGAACCGCGCCGCGCCCGGCGGACGGAAGCCGCCAGGCCGACCAGGTGGCCCGCATTGTCGACGGTTTGCAGGCCATGGACCGCGCTGGCATCGACTGGCGGAAGGTGCCGACTTCGTCGATCCGCGCAGACGAGCCCGTCGGCTATCCGCAGACAGGCGGCAAGCCGGCCGCCGGATCCGGCGGCCGCCGGCCCAACCCCGGCGAGTCGCAGGTGGCTGTCGCCCCGGCGGTACTCGTTCCGTGGGCCTTGGGGGCCTTGGGGGGCGGTGGCGCCGGCATCGTCGGCAAGCAGCTCTACGACAAGTACGGCAAGGTGCCGGCGCCAGGGGCGGCAGCGCCTGACGGAAAGGCAACGTCCGGGATGCCCCCCCTCCCCCCGGAGGTGACGTTGCAACTTTATGGGGCGGGCGGCCTGTCCAACCTCGTCGAGCACCTGTTCCGTCGGGCTGGCGGAGCCGGGGACGGTGATCCCGATGATCGCGGCTTCGACGCCATCGACCGGCCGCTGCCCAGCCATACCGAAACCCCGGCTGAGTCGCCGAGGATGCCCGGGCGCATCGAGACGCCGGCCGATCCCACCGATCTTCCCGACCGCACGCAGACCCTTCCGGAGCGCCCGAGAAAGCCGGAGATCGAAATGTTCCCCGACCAGTCCAGCGAATTGCCGATGACCGATATCGTCTCGTATAAGAAGCTGGCTCGACCCAACGATTTCGGTGCCGGGGAACGCCCGGACCCGGTCACGCAACGTGAGTTGAACAGGCTGCCGCCCCGATTGCGCCAACCAGTCGAGGAGTTGATGCTGCAGGACGGCATCCAGAACGAGGCGGACTGGCGGGGCGCCCATATCACGGAGGGGAAGGGCGAGGGCAAGGATGTGTTCGATCGCGTCGTCAGGGCCTGGGGCGGCGATCCCGCAAATATCAAACCGAAAATCGTAGATGACAAACGGCTATACTCGTACAAGAATCCGCAAACCGACCACAAGGTCGTCTGGCGGGAGTTCTCGTCGAAAGGGCAACCGACCCTGGTCGTCCAGGTCAAACGGCCGGGCAAATACTTTGAGCTTAAAAAGCGCTTTAGCCCATGA
- a CDS encoding RNA 2'-phosphotransferase, with protein MAGHGSSHVHLSGGYETAVHVGGRRGKPVVLRVRAGAIHAAGHVFFLSANGVWLTEAVPVAFLDFDPPAGV; from the coding sequence ATTGCGGGCCATGGCTCGTCTCACGTTCATCTGAGCGGCGGTTACGAGACCGCCGTCCACGTCGGTGGGCGGCGCGGCAAGCCGGTCGTCCTGCGGGTGCGCGCCGGAGCCATACATGCCGCCGGACACGTCTTCTTCCTTTCGGCCAACGGTGTCTGGCTGACCGAGGCGGTGCCGGTCGCCTTTTTGGATTTCGATCCGCCCGCCGGTGTCTAG
- a CDS encoding capsid assembly protein: MTDIENDAPTIEEEAPETGRAAAEIRMARPAVIPDKFWDEEAGEVRLEALAKSYGELERKLGGLAGRGVPDTAEAYEIDPGKGPIGPDPEVNARLHEAGFSQDQAQLVYELANTYLPALVGQVAGEFEARNQVDRLVRHYGGPERWRETARQLATWGREKLPGEVFEALSCTYEGVLALERMMGHGEPLLGAGGDASGLGFSEGDIKEMMRDPRYWRERDPAVVGKVRDGFKRLFPGRG; encoded by the coding sequence ATGACCGACATCGAAAACGATGCCCCGACGATCGAGGAAGAAGCTCCCGAGACTGGCCGTGCGGCGGCCGAAATCCGCATGGCGCGGCCCGCCGTCATTCCCGACAAGTTTTGGGACGAGGAAGCCGGCGAAGTGCGGCTGGAGGCCCTGGCCAAATCCTACGGCGAACTGGAGCGCAAGCTGGGCGGCCTGGCCGGCCGCGGCGTTCCCGACACCGCCGAGGCCTATGAGATTGATCCCGGCAAAGGCCCCATCGGCCCCGATCCTGAAGTCAACGCCCGCCTCCATGAGGCCGGCTTCAGCCAGGACCAGGCGCAGCTCGTCTACGAGCTGGCCAACACCTACCTGCCGGCCCTGGTCGGCCAAGTGGCGGGCGAGTTCGAGGCGCGCAATCAGGTCGACCGCTTGGTTCGCCATTACGGCGGGCCCGAGCGCTGGCGCGAGACCGCCCGCCAGCTTGCCACCTGGGGCCGCGAAAAACTGCCGGGCGAGGTGTTCGAGGCACTTTCGTGCACCTATGAGGGAGTGCTGGCGCTCGAACGCATGATGGGCCACGGTGAGCCCCTCCTGGGGGCGGGCGGGGATGCCTCCGGCCTCGGCTTCTCGGAAGGGGATATCAAGGAAATGATGCGCGACCCCCGCTATTGGCGGGAGCGCGATCCGGCGGTGGTCGGAAAGGTCCGGGACGGCTTCAAAAGGCTGTTCCCGGGCCGGGGGTGA
- a CDS encoding Bbp19 family protein, which yields MSLHDPGWAWFEPAGAMPAGDGEPADPDLAKAFARCFRGDDGGRVMDHLRAITLGRAHGPGASDAQLRHAEGQRQLVAYVNALIERGRQAG from the coding sequence ATGTCCCTTCATGATCCCGGTTGGGCTTGGTTCGAGCCGGCGGGCGCCATGCCGGCCGGCGATGGCGAGCCCGCCGATCCCGATCTGGCGAAGGCCTTCGCCCGCTGCTTTCGCGGCGACGACGGCGGCCGGGTGATGGACCACCTCCGGGCCATCACGCTCGGCCGCGCGCATGGCCCCGGTGCTTCGGATGCGCAGCTCCGCCACGCCGAGGGCCAGCGCCAGTTGGTCGCCTATGTCAACGCCCTGATCGAACGGGGCCGCCAAGCCGGTTGA
- a CDS encoding portal protein → MSEIDPKALIERFRRAKDRRAVWEAHWQECYDFALPQRGGGLMQTMTPGAKRTDKLFDGTAPDAVDQLAASLLAQLTPPWARWFGFDVGKDVAPEDQDMLAAELERAETILQSHFDRANFAVEMHQCFLDLVTAGTASLMFEEAPPGEPSAFRFTAVPLAQVVLEEGAAGRLDTSFRRSELTHAQLRDRFAEAPIPGAVAERLERDAEARATVIEAVVPEKGGYTYLAVLETDPAPVGEPAVLARGRFHQSPFINFRWLKAPGEAYGRSPVMKALPDIKTANKVVELVLKNASIAVTGIWQADDDGVLNPATIKLVPGTIIPKAVGSSGLTPLEAPGRFDVSELVLDQLRGRIRSALLVDKLGPVESPRMTATEVLERAAEMARVLGATYGRLQSELLTPLVQRGLAILVRRGEVADLRVDGRLVDLSYKSPLARNQAQQDAQNTLMWLDAVRALGPEALPAIDQPKTVRWLARAFGVPAELLRPEGEVAAAGGAMPDAASLMALFGQGAAAAGGSVLPAAGPADPVTMAQGGQDVPS, encoded by the coding sequence ATGAGCGAGATCGACCCGAAGGCCCTGATCGAGCGTTTCCGTCGCGCCAAGGACCGCCGCGCCGTCTGGGAGGCTCATTGGCAGGAGTGTTACGACTTCGCCCTGCCCCAGCGGGGCGGCGGCTTAATGCAGACGATGACCCCCGGGGCCAAACGCACCGACAAGCTGTTCGACGGCACGGCGCCCGATGCCGTCGACCAACTGGCGGCCAGCCTGCTCGCCCAACTGACGCCACCGTGGGCACGGTGGTTCGGCTTCGACGTTGGCAAGGACGTCGCCCCCGAAGACCAGGACATGCTCGCGGCTGAACTGGAACGCGCCGAAACCATTCTGCAATCGCACTTCGACCGCGCCAACTTCGCCGTCGAGATGCACCAATGCTTCCTCGACCTGGTGACGGCGGGCACGGCGTCGCTGATGTTCGAGGAGGCGCCGCCGGGCGAGCCCTCGGCCTTCCGCTTCACCGCCGTGCCGCTGGCCCAGGTGGTGCTGGAGGAGGGCGCCGCCGGCCGCCTGGACACCAGCTTCCGGCGCAGCGAGCTGACGCATGCCCAGTTGCGCGACCGCTTCGCCGAGGCGCCGATCCCCGGTGCCGTGGCCGAACGCCTGGAGCGGGACGCTGAAGCGCGGGCCACGGTGATCGAGGCGGTGGTGCCGGAGAAGGGCGGGTATACCTACCTGGCGGTGCTGGAAACCGATCCGGCACCGGTCGGCGAGCCGGCGGTGCTGGCCCGCGGTCGCTTCCACCAGTCGCCCTTCATCAACTTCCGCTGGCTGAAGGCGCCTGGCGAGGCCTACGGTCGTTCGCCGGTGATGAAAGCGCTGCCCGACATCAAGACCGCCAACAAGGTGGTCGAGTTGGTCCTCAAAAACGCCTCCATCGCGGTGACCGGCATCTGGCAGGCCGACGACGACGGCGTGCTGAACCCGGCCACCATCAAGCTGGTACCGGGCACCATCATCCCCAAGGCGGTGGGGTCGTCCGGCCTGACGCCGCTGGAGGCTCCGGGACGTTTCGATGTGTCGGAGCTTGTGCTCGACCAGTTGCGCGGCCGCATCCGCTCGGCCCTGCTGGTCGACAAGCTGGGCCCCGTCGAATCGCCCCGCATGACCGCCACGGAAGTGCTCGAGCGGGCGGCTGAAATGGCCCGCGTGCTGGGTGCCACCTATGGCCGCCTGCAATCCGAACTGCTGACGCCGCTGGTACAGCGGGGACTGGCCATCCTGGTTCGCCGGGGCGAGGTTGCGGATCTGCGCGTCGATGGCCGCCTGGTCGATCTCAGCTACAAATCGCCGCTCGCCCGCAACCAGGCCCAGCAGGACGCCCAGAACACCCTGATGTGGCTGGATGCGGTGCGCGCCTTGGGACCGGAAGCGCTGCCCGCCATCGATCAGCCGAAAACCGTGCGCTGGCTGGCCCGCGCCTTCGGGGTTCCGGCCGAACTGCTGCGGCCCGAGGGCGAAGTTGCCGCGGCCGGCGGCGCAATGCCTGATGCCGCGTCGCTCATGGCTCTTTTCGGCCAGGGCGCCGCCGCGGCGGGAGGAAGTGTGCTGCCAGCGGCCGGGCCGGCCGATCCCGTGACGATGGCGCAGGGAGGCCAGGATGTCCCTTCATGA
- a CDS encoding helix-turn-helix transcriptional regulator, giving the protein MLKHAQVWRAIDRLAQEHGFSASGLARRAGLDPTTFNKSKRMTREGKLRWPSTESVAKILGATGATLGEFVSYMEEGPDGGVFRNIPLIGMVQAGADGYFDDAGYPTGGGWDEIPFPDVGDPHAYALEISGDSMEPAYRDGDVVIVSPTASVRRGDRVIVKTLGGEVMAKELRRRTARKIELQSFNPAHGERVLNVEDIEWIARIVWVSQ; this is encoded by the coding sequence ATGCTGAAGCATGCACAAGTATGGCGGGCGATCGATCGCCTCGCGCAGGAGCATGGTTTTTCCGCGTCCGGACTGGCGCGGCGGGCCGGGCTCGACCCGACGACATTCAACAAAAGCAAGCGCATGACCCGCGAGGGCAAGCTGCGCTGGCCCAGCACGGAAAGCGTGGCGAAGATCCTGGGGGCGACCGGGGCGACGCTGGGCGAGTTCGTGTCCTATATGGAGGAGGGGCCGGACGGCGGTGTCTTCCGCAACATTCCGCTCATCGGCATGGTGCAGGCGGGAGCCGATGGCTATTTCGACGACGCCGGCTATCCGACCGGCGGCGGCTGGGACGAGATCCCCTTTCCCGACGTCGGCGATCCCCACGCCTATGCCCTGGAAATCTCGGGCGACAGCATGGAGCCGGCCTATCGCGACGGCGACGTCGTCATCGTTTCGCCGACCGCCAGCGTGCGCCGCGGCGATCGGGTGATCGTGAAGACCCTGGGCGGCGAAGTGATGGCCAAGGAACTGCGCCGCCGCACCGCCCGCAAGATCGAGCTACAGTCATTCAATCCGGCCCACGGCGAGCGGGTCCTCAACGTCGAGGACATCGAGTGGATCGCCCGCATCGTCTGGGTCAGCCAGTAG